A window from Burkholderiales bacterium encodes these proteins:
- a CDS encoding amidase, which produces MPHPADLSATAAVAAIRKGRLTSEALVRACLERIAEREPEVRAFVDLQADAALARARALDARGPRDDEPLFGVPVAIKEIFDVAGYRCAWGTPIHSYRIPSADAPAVARLKKAGAVVLGTVVSTEYAVAAAGPTTNPHDPSRSPGGSSSGSAAAVAAGMVPLALGSQSIGSIVRPSIYCGVLGLKPTKGAISIQGCMPLAEELDHAGPIARTADDIATACRVLFGREPGDPYSRPIAPPDDATAPPSHVLEAIGPLRSRVGRGSAAAVQQAVSSLRKAGLPVSRIELPPDFDRIEWVAHTLLCRGIARHHGTDRDLHGERMSEPMRALVDRGRAVTDGEHARALRLARQFGEQLAAMLTPGTVMVTAAVDDVAPPIEEGTGSPLLQGLATVTGLPALAVPCARHDGLPVGVQLVAGHGQEGLLLSAARKILAASS; this is translated from the coding sequence ATGCCCCACCCAGCGGACTTGAGCGCCACCGCCGCCGTCGCCGCCATCCGCAAAGGCCGGCTGACCAGCGAAGCGCTGGTGCGGGCGTGTCTCGAGCGCATCGCCGAGCGCGAGCCCGAGGTGCGCGCCTTCGTCGACCTGCAGGCCGATGCCGCCCTCGCCCGAGCGAGGGCGCTGGACGCCCGCGGACCCCGGGACGACGAGCCCTTGTTCGGCGTGCCCGTCGCCATCAAAGAGATCTTCGACGTGGCGGGTTATCGCTGCGCCTGGGGCACGCCGATCCATTCCTATCGCATTCCCTCCGCCGACGCGCCGGCGGTGGCGCGCCTCAAAAAAGCAGGCGCCGTCGTCCTGGGCACGGTGGTGTCCACCGAGTACGCCGTCGCCGCAGCAGGACCGACCACCAACCCCCACGATCCGTCCCGCTCCCCGGGAGGCTCATCCAGCGGATCGGCGGCAGCGGTGGCGGCCGGAATGGTCCCCCTCGCCCTGGGTTCCCAAAGCATCGGCTCCATCGTCAGGCCGTCCATCTACTGCGGGGTATTGGGGCTGAAACCCACCAAGGGCGCCATCAGCATCCAGGGCTGCATGCCCCTGGCGGAAGAGCTGGACCACGCGGGTCCCATCGCCCGCACCGCGGATGACATCGCGACCGCCTGCCGCGTGCTGTTCGGCCGCGAGCCCGGAGATCCCTACTCGCGTCCCATCGCTCCGCCCGACGACGCCACGGCGCCGCCCTCCCATGTGCTGGAGGCGATCGGACCGCTGCGCAGCCGCGTGGGGCGCGGGAGCGCCGCCGCCGTGCAACAAGCCGTGTCCTCGCTGCGCAAGGCCGGGCTTCCGGTGTCGCGGATCGAATTGCCCCCGGACTTCGACCGGATCGAGTGGGTTGCCCACACCCTGCTCTGCCGCGGCATTGCCCGGCATCATGGGACCGACCGGGATCTCCATGGCGAGCGCATGAGCGAGCCTATGCGGGCGCTGGTGGACCGTGGCCGAGCCGTAACCGATGGAGAGCACGCCCGGGCCCTCAGGCTAGCCCGGCAATTCGGCGAACAACTGGCCGCCATGCTGACCCCGGGCACGGTGATGGTTACCGCAGCGGTGGACGACGTGGCACCGCCGATCGAGGAAGGGACGGGCTCGCCCCTCCTCCAAGGCCTTGCCACCGTGACGGGGCTGCCCGCGCTGGCGGTTCCCTGCGCTCGCCATGACGGGCTGCCCGTGGGCGTCCAGCTTGTTGCCGGGCACGGCCAGGAAGGCCTCCTGCTCTCCGCCGCGCGCAAGATCCTGGCCGCCTCTTCTTGA
- the fusA gene encoding elongation factor G: MGPRTAQLRNIGIVAHIDAGKTTLTDRILYYTGRTHRLGSVDDGTTVTDWMEQERERGITIVAAAVTARWRDRLINLIDTPGHIDFTAEVQRSLRVLDGAVVVFDAVHGVQPQSETVWRQADRYRVPRLAFVNKMDRVGASYERTVASIAERLGVQPARVHLPLGREASFRGVIDLIEMRAMAWPDSAGGKPEVGEPPPEYLAAAEEARAELVERLAEADDALLAQYVAGEALAPEALRAALRRATLANRLFPVLCGSALRNVGIEPLLDAVVDFLPSPLDLGAVHGTDPATGKTIALEPDEDAPLAALAFKLVNDPYMGHLAYVRLYSGTLRPGMALLNATRGQKERAGRVLRMYANQREDVDVLKAGDIGAVLGLNRTYTGDTLCAPQRPVVLEPIGFPQPVIRATVEPRTMADHDRMMEGLRRLADEDPTFQLTLDEDTGQVVLSGMGELQLEVLVERLRREHGVEVRMGRPRVAYKETISRPVFGVEGRFVRQTGGRGQYGHVILALRPGKPGSGIRFANQAAGGAVPRQFLPAVEQGVRDAARSGALAGFEVTDVEVTLEGGSSHPVDSSELAFRTAASLAFREALHQAQPILLEPIGRIEVLVPAEYTGAVLGQLAARRAEIASVEPHPGGMEAIGGRVPLAEMFGYVTELRSATQGRGLFTLEFEGYAPVDPTIAGLSLGAYGTARVPPPR, translated from the coding sequence ATGGGCCCCCGCACTGCCCAGCTCCGCAACATCGGCATCGTGGCCCACATCGACGCGGGCAAGACCACCCTCACCGACCGCATCCTGTATTACACCGGCCGCACCCATCGCCTGGGCTCCGTGGACGACGGCACCACGGTCACGGACTGGATGGAGCAGGAGCGGGAGCGGGGCATCACCATCGTGGCCGCCGCCGTCACCGCCCGCTGGCGGGACCGTCTCATCAACCTGATCGACACCCCGGGCCACATCGACTTCACCGCGGAGGTGCAACGGTCGCTCCGGGTGCTGGACGGGGCCGTGGTGGTGTTCGACGCCGTGCACGGGGTGCAGCCGCAAAGCGAGACGGTGTGGCGCCAGGCGGACCGCTATCGGGTGCCGCGCCTCGCTTTCGTGAACAAGATGGACCGGGTCGGGGCGAGCTACGAGCGCACTGTGGCGAGCATCGCCGAGCGCCTGGGGGTGCAACCCGCCCGCGTGCACCTGCCCCTGGGCCGGGAGGCTTCGTTCCGCGGCGTGATCGACCTGATCGAGATGCGGGCCATGGCCTGGCCCGATAGCGCGGGCGGGAAGCCCGAGGTCGGCGAGCCGCCCCCCGAGTACCTGGCGGCGGCCGAGGAGGCCCGCGCGGAACTGGTGGAGCGCCTGGCGGAGGCGGACGACGCCCTGCTCGCCCAGTACGTGGCGGGCGAAGCCCTTGCCCCGGAAGCGCTGAGGGCGGCGCTGCGCCGGGCGACCCTGGCGAACCGCCTGTTTCCCGTGCTCTGCGGCTCGGCCCTGCGCAACGTGGGCATCGAGCCCCTGCTCGACGCGGTGGTGGACTTCCTGCCGTCTCCCTTGGACCTGGGCGCCGTTCACGGGACCGACCCCGCCACCGGCAAGACCATCGCCCTGGAACCGGACGAGGACGCACCTCTGGCGGCCCTGGCTTTCAAGCTCGTGAACGATCCCTACATGGGGCACCTGGCCTACGTGCGGCTCTATTCCGGCACCCTGCGCCCCGGGATGGCGCTGCTCAACGCCACCCGGGGGCAAAAGGAGCGGGCCGGGCGGGTGCTGCGCATGTACGCCAATCAGCGGGAAGACGTGGACGTCCTCAAGGCGGGCGACATCGGCGCCGTGCTGGGGCTCAACCGCACCTACACGGGGGATACCCTGTGCGCGCCGCAGCGGCCGGTGGTGCTGGAGCCCATCGGCTTCCCCCAGCCGGTGATCCGGGCCACGGTGGAGCCCCGCACCATGGCGGACCACGATCGCATGATGGAGGGGCTGCGGCGCCTGGCGGACGAGGACCCCACCTTCCAGCTCACCCTGGACGAGGACACAGGCCAGGTCGTGCTGAGCGGCATGGGGGAGCTGCAACTGGAAGTGCTGGTGGAGCGGCTGCGCCGGGAGCACGGGGTGGAGGTGCGCATGGGACGGCCGCGGGTCGCGTACAAGGAGACCATTTCTCGTCCCGTGTTCGGCGTCGAAGGACGGTTCGTCCGGCAGACGGGCGGCCGAGGCCAGTACGGCCATGTGATCCTGGCGCTGCGGCCCGGCAAGCCCGGCAGCGGCATCCGCTTCGCGAACCAGGCGGCCGGAGGCGCCGTTCCCCGCCAGTTCCTTCCCGCCGTGGAGCAGGGGGTCCGGGACGCGGCGCGCTCCGGCGCTCTTGCCGGCTTTGAGGTGACCGACGTGGAGGTAACGCTGGAGGGCGGCTCGAGCCATCCGGTGGATTCCAGCGAGCTTGCCTTCCGCACCGCCGCGAGCCTCGCCTTCCGGGAAGCGTTGCACCAGGCGCAGCCCATCCTGCTGGAGCCCATCGGACGCATCGAGGTTCTGGTGCCCGCCGAGTACACCGGCGCCGTGCTGGGCCAACTCGCCGCCCGCCGGGCGGAGATCGCTTCGGTGGAGCCCCATCCCGGCGGCATGGAGGCGATCGGCGGGCGGGTGCCCCTGGCAGAGATGTTCGGTTACGTGACCGAGCTGCGCTCGGCGACCCAGGGACGGGGACTCTTCACCCTGGAATTCGAGGGCTACGCTCCGGTGGACCCGACCATCGCCGGCCTTTCCCTGGGGGCCTACGGCACTGCCCGGGTACCGCCACCCCGATAG
- the mnmC gene encoding tRNA 5-methylaminomethyl-2-thiouridine biosynthesis bifunctional protein MnmC, whose translation MISSSNLWSPEAAPVVPARVRFGEDGAPFSLDYDDVYYSASGGLAETVHVFLQGNGLPARFRGAGTFTIVETGFGTGLNFLATWDAWRASAPAGARLHFVSVEKHPLTPRDLEAAHRRFPELAALARALIARYPPLLPGFHRRAFEDGRVTLTLCFGEAATMLSSLEARADAFYLDGFAPAKNPRMWSEAVFRELTRLAAPGATAATYTVAGEVRRGLAAAGFEGHKRPGFGRKREMLAARFASGAASPQAVTREALVIGAGLAGTGCAERLAARGFRVSLVERHPATAREASANPAGVLRPAVSPRWNPLARFTCAASGYAWAQLEDLAEAHPRPAWAATGALQLPRGPRHLAQLRDAVERLPADFARLVDGEEGARLVGAAVNGEGVWYSWAGWARGASVCEARLAAAGERVLPVFGQEAVHLVRRDGCWQAWSADGRLIAQAALAVLANGFQARGFFPASRLPLRPVRGQSTLLPERSDRPLRAVVCREGCITPAHDGFHCLGATFGEDDPDPSIRVEDHADNLRRLERMLPGYGSGWNPADLKGWVGFRPVSADRLPIAGALGEDLYVCTGLGARGLAWSALAGELVASQASGEPLPLERDLVQALAPQRFAVDRLMAAAPGDP comes from the coding sequence ATGATATCGTCATCTAACCTGTGGTCACCCGAAGCGGCGCCCGTGGTTCCCGCCCGGGTGCGTTTCGGCGAGGACGGCGCGCCCTTTTCCCTGGACTACGACGACGTCTATTACTCCGCGAGCGGGGGGCTCGCCGAGACGGTGCACGTCTTTCTCCAGGGCAACGGGCTGCCGGCGCGGTTCCGCGGCGCCGGGACGTTCACCATCGTGGAGACCGGTTTCGGCACCGGCCTCAACTTCCTCGCCACCTGGGACGCCTGGCGGGCGAGCGCGCCCGCAGGCGCCCGGCTGCACTTCGTGTCGGTGGAAAAACATCCCCTCACTCCGAGGGACCTGGAGGCGGCCCACCGCCGCTTCCCCGAGCTTGCCGCCCTGGCGCGGGCGCTTATTGCCCGCTATCCGCCCCTCCTTCCCGGCTTCCACCGGCGCGCCTTCGAGGACGGGCGGGTGACCCTCACCCTCTGCTTCGGGGAGGCCGCCACCATGCTCTCCTCGCTGGAGGCCCGGGCGGATGCCTTCTACTTGGACGGCTTCGCGCCGGCCAAGAACCCCCGGATGTGGAGCGAGGCGGTGTTCCGCGAGCTCACCCGGCTCGCCGCCCCGGGGGCCACCGCCGCCACCTACACGGTGGCGGGGGAAGTGAGGCGGGGTCTCGCCGCCGCGGGCTTCGAAGGGCACAAGCGCCCGGGATTCGGGCGCAAGCGGGAGATGCTGGCGGCGCGTTTTGCGAGCGGTGCGGCGTCCCCCCAGGCGGTGACCCGGGAGGCCCTGGTCATCGGCGCGGGCCTTGCCGGTACGGGTTGTGCCGAGCGGCTGGCGGCCCGGGGTTTCCGCGTGAGCCTGGTGGAACGCCATCCGGCGACGGCCCGGGAGGCGTCGGCTAACCCCGCCGGCGTGTTGCGCCCCGCCGTTTCGCCCCGCTGGAACCCTCTGGCTCGGTTCACCTGCGCCGCCAGCGGCTACGCCTGGGCCCAGTTGGAGGATCTGGCGGAGGCGCATCCGCGGCCCGCCTGGGCGGCTACCGGCGCGCTGCAGCTTCCCAGGGGCCCGCGGCATCTCGCCCAGTTGCGCGATGCGGTCGAACGGTTGCCCGCGGACTTTGCCCGGCTCGTGGATGGGGAGGAAGGCGCCCGTCTCGTGGGCGCCGCGGTGAACGGGGAAGGGGTCTGGTACTCCTGGGCCGGCTGGGCCAGAGGGGCGAGCGTGTGCGAAGCGCGGCTGGCCGCCGCGGGCGAGCGGGTGCTGCCCGTGTTCGGCCAGGAGGCGGTGCACCTGGTCCGCCGGGACGGGTGCTGGCAGGCCTGGTCCGCGGACGGGCGCCTCATCGCCCAGGCGGCGCTGGCCGTGCTGGCCAATGGCTTCCAGGCGCGCGGGTTTTTCCCCGCTTCCAGGCTGCCCCTGCGGCCGGTGCGGGGGCAATCCACCCTGCTGCCGGAGCGGTCGGACCGGCCGCTGCGGGCCGTGGTGTGCCGGGAAGGCTGCATCACCCCCGCCCATGACGGTTTCCACTGCCTGGGCGCCACCTTTGGAGAAGACGATCCCGACCCCAGTATCCGGGTCGAAGATCATGCCGACAACCTGCGGCGCCTGGAACGGATGCTGCCCGGCTACGGGTCGGGCTGGAATCCGGCCGACCTCAAGGGATGGGTGGGTTTCCGCCCGGTGAGCGCCGACCGGCTGCCCATCGCCGGCGCCCTGGGCGAGGACCTCTACGTGTGTACGGGGCTGGGCGCCCGGGGTCTCGCCTGGTCCGCTCTGGCGGGGGAGCTCGTGGCCAGCCAGGCGAGCGGCGAGCCGCTTCCCCTGGAGCGGGATCTGGTCCAGGCCCTCGCGCCCCAGCGGTTCGCCGTCGACCGGCTTATGGCTGCGGCGCCGGGCGACCCTTGA
- a CDS encoding hypothetical protein (possible pseudo, frameshifted) produces MDQSPIGKTARSNPASYVGAFDAIRKLFAQDPLAKERGYTAGTFSFNAGDGRCSTCGGSGFEHVEMQFLSDVYLRCPDCDGRRFRPEVLEVKLLPPAGEEWRAPCSIADVLEMTVTEAAGFFSTQPEVLQALAPLQAVGLGYVKLGQPVPTLSGGEAQRLKLAGHLARARQGAGRRGVTQAPGGTLFLFDEPTTGLHFADIAVLLQAFDRLLAEGHSVLVIEHNLDVIAAADWIIDLGPEGGEAGGRVVCAGTPEQVAREPESRTGAALARRQAALARGRQPALPAQERAQRPWPAQVDSAIHIHHAREHNLKNVDVRVPWERLTVITGISGSGKSTLAFDILFAEGQRRYLESLNAYARQFVQPAARPDVDAIFGIPPTVAIEQRTSRGGRKSTVATLTEIYHFLRLLYGKLGVQHCPGCDVPIEPQSPEAIAARLLRDYRGSRIALLAPLVVARKGYYTDLAQWAARKGYRHLRVDGVLTPTSPWPRLDRYREHDIELPVAEVLVSLRTEGPLREALARALALGKGTVKVAPVEHSRALKGGEPPEAHFSVRRACPRCGQSFPEPDPRLFSFNSKHGWCPRCYGTGLTLPGFDEAQTGEEIWWNEWWEGETRPCPECQGRRLNPVALAVRFQERNIAELTALSIGEAQRYFQRLKLGGRAAQVARDILPEIGSRLAFLNQVGLAYLSLDRSAPTLSGGEAQRIRLAAQLGSNLRGVCYVLDEPTIGLHVRDNRRLLDTLAELKGKGNTVVVVEHDEETIRLAEHVVDLGPGAGEQGGRVVVEGTVADLMGNPRSVTGRCLARPLIHPLRGARRPVRLTGRETPVLEIVGARLHNLKSVRVKIPLARLVAVTGVSGSGKSTLVRDVLYASLKTLLSNRRRNQAKLPCEALRGWERVSRVLEVDQTPIGKTPRSCPATYVGIWDGIRRLFAQMPEARMRGYGPGRFSFNVAGGRCEACEGQGMKTIEMSFLPDVKVMCDACNGARFTPETLAVRFKGKNAGEVLAMSVDEAVEFFAAHPAIHHPLRLLQEVGLGYLRLGQPSPTLSGGEAQRIKLVTELAKARSPTRPETGRRRAPTAGGNGDTLYVLDEPTVGLHMADVEKLVGVLHRLVDAGNTAVVIEHNLDVIAEADWVIDLGPEGGEAGGRVVAEGPPEALGRGKRRSHTARILAGFLAERGAGEAPAERPRAVEA; encoded by the coding sequence GTGGACCAGTCGCCCATCGGCAAGACTGCCCGCTCCAACCCGGCGAGCTACGTGGGGGCGTTCGACGCCATCCGCAAGCTCTTCGCGCAAGACCCCCTGGCGAAAGAGCGGGGTTACACCGCCGGCACTTTCAGCTTCAACGCGGGCGACGGCCGCTGCTCCACCTGCGGCGGCAGCGGCTTCGAGCACGTGGAAATGCAGTTCCTCTCCGACGTGTATCTCCGCTGTCCCGACTGCGATGGGCGCCGCTTCCGGCCCGAGGTGCTGGAGGTCAAGCTGTTGCCGCCGGCCGGGGAGGAATGGCGGGCGCCCTGTTCCATCGCCGACGTGCTCGAGATGACGGTGACGGAGGCGGCGGGGTTTTTCTCGACGCAGCCGGAAGTGCTCCAGGCCCTCGCGCCTCTGCAGGCGGTGGGGCTCGGCTACGTCAAGCTGGGGCAGCCGGTGCCCACCCTCTCCGGGGGCGAGGCCCAGCGGTTGAAGCTCGCCGGGCACCTAGCCCGCGCCCGTCAAGGCGCCGGACGCCGGGGCGTGACGCAGGCCCCCGGCGGCACCCTGTTCTTGTTCGACGAGCCCACCACGGGCCTGCATTTCGCCGACATCGCCGTCCTGCTCCAGGCCTTCGACCGGTTGCTGGCGGAAGGCCACAGCGTGCTGGTGATCGAGCACAACCTGGACGTCATCGCCGCGGCGGACTGGATCATCGACCTGGGGCCGGAGGGCGGGGAAGCCGGCGGCCGGGTGGTGTGCGCGGGAACGCCGGAGCAGGTCGCCCGGGAGCCGGAAAGCCGCACCGGCGCGGCCCTCGCCAGGCGCCAGGCGGCGCTGGCCCGGGGGCGGCAGCCGGCGCTCCCAGCCCAGGAAAGGGCGCAGCGCCCGTGGCCGGCGCAGGTCGATTCAGCGATTCACATCCACCACGCCCGGGAGCACAACCTCAAGAACGTGGACGTGCGCGTCCCATGGGAGCGCCTCACGGTGATCACCGGCATCTCCGGCTCGGGCAAGTCCACCTTGGCCTTCGACATCCTGTTCGCCGAAGGCCAGCGCCGCTATCTCGAGTCCCTGAACGCCTACGCGCGCCAGTTCGTGCAGCCGGCAGCGCGGCCCGACGTGGACGCCATCTTCGGCATTCCCCCCACTGTCGCCATCGAGCAGCGCACGAGCCGGGGCGGGCGCAAGAGCACGGTGGCCACCCTCACCGAGATCTACCATTTCCTGCGCCTGCTCTACGGGAAGCTGGGCGTCCAGCACTGTCCCGGGTGCGACGTTCCCATCGAGCCCCAATCCCCGGAGGCCATCGCCGCCCGGCTCCTGCGGGACTATCGGGGCAGCCGGATCGCGCTCTTGGCGCCCCTGGTGGTGGCGCGCAAGGGCTATTACACCGACCTAGCCCAATGGGCGGCACGCAAGGGCTACCGGCACCTGCGGGTGGACGGGGTCCTCACCCCGACCTCTCCCTGGCCGCGGCTCGACCGCTACCGGGAGCACGACATCGAGCTGCCAGTGGCCGAAGTGCTGGTCTCGCTTAGGACCGAGGGGCCGTTGCGGGAAGCCCTGGCCCGGGCGCTGGCGCTGGGCAAAGGCACGGTCAAGGTGGCGCCCGTGGAGCACTCCAGGGCCCTCAAGGGGGGCGAGCCCCCAGAGGCCCATTTCTCGGTGCGCCGCGCATGCCCCCGCTGCGGCCAGAGCTTCCCCGAGCCGGATCCGCGGCTGTTCTCCTTCAACTCTAAGCACGGCTGGTGCCCTCGCTGCTACGGCACGGGGCTTACCCTTCCCGGGTTCGACGAGGCCCAGACCGGCGAGGAGATCTGGTGGAACGAGTGGTGGGAAGGGGAAACCCGTCCCTGCCCGGAGTGTCAGGGGCGCCGCCTCAATCCCGTGGCCCTGGCGGTACGGTTCCAGGAGAGAAACATCGCCGAGCTGACGGCCCTCTCCATCGGCGAGGCCCAGCGTTACTTCCAGCGCCTGAAGCTCGGGGGCCGGGCCGCCCAAGTGGCCCGGGACATCCTGCCGGAGATCGGCTCGCGGCTCGCGTTCCTGAACCAGGTGGGCCTCGCCTATCTCTCCCTGGACCGTTCGGCGCCCACCCTCTCCGGGGGCGAGGCCCAGCGCATCCGGCTGGCGGCCCAGCTCGGCTCCAACCTACGGGGCGTGTGCTACGTGCTGGACGAGCCCACCATCGGGCTCCACGTGCGGGACAACCGGCGGCTGCTGGACACCCTGGCCGAGCTCAAGGGTAAGGGTAACACGGTGGTGGTGGTGGAGCACGACGAGGAGACCATCCGCCTCGCGGAGCACGTGGTGGACCTTGGGCCGGGAGCGGGGGAGCAGGGGGGCCGCGTGGTGGTGGAGGGCACGGTGGCGGACCTCATGGGCAACCCCCGGTCGGTGACGGGGCGCTGCCTTGCCCGGCCCCTGATCCATCCTCTGCGGGGAGCGCGGCGCCCTGTGCGCCTCACCGGGCGCGAGACGCCGGTGCTGGAGATCGTGGGGGCGCGGTTGCACAATCTCAAATCCGTGCGAGTGAAAATTCCCCTGGCCCGGCTGGTGGCGGTCACCGGCGTGTCCGGCAGCGGCAAGAGCACCCTGGTGCGGGACGTGCTTTACGCGAGTCTCAAGACGCTACTCTCGAATCGCCGCCGGAACCAGGCCAAGCTCCCGTGCGAGGCGCTGCGGGGCTGGGAGCGGGTGAGCCGGGTGCTGGAAGTGGACCAGACCCCCATCGGCAAGACGCCCCGCTCCTGCCCCGCCACCTACGTGGGCATCTGGGACGGCATCCGGCGCCTCTTCGCTCAGATGCCCGAGGCGCGCATGCGCGGGTACGGGCCGGGGCGCTTTTCCTTCAACGTGGCGGGCGGCCGCTGCGAGGCGTGCGAAGGGCAGGGCATGAAGACCATCGAGATGAGTTTCCTGCCCGACGTCAAGGTGATGTGCGACGCCTGCAACGGGGCCCGCTTCACGCCGGAAACCCTGGCCGTGCGCTTCAAGGGAAAAAACGCGGGAGAGGTGCTCGCCATGAGCGTGGACGAGGCGGTGGAGTTCTTCGCCGCCCACCCGGCCATCCACCATCCCCTGCGGCTACTGCAGGAGGTGGGGCTCGGCTACCTGCGCCTCGGCCAGCCGAGTCCCACCCTCTCCGGGGGCGAGGCCCAGCGCATCAAGCTGGTGACCGAGCTGGCCAAAGCCAGATCGCCGACCAGGCCGGAAACGGGCCGGCGGCGCGCCCCGACGGCGGGGGGGAACGGGGACACCCTTTACGTCCTAGACGAGCCCACGGTGGGGCTACACATGGCCGACGTGGAAAAGCTCGTGGGCGTGCTGCACCGGCTGGTGGACGCGGGAAACACCGCCGTGGTGATCGAGCACAACCTGGACGTGATCGCCGAAGCCGACTGGGTGATCGACCTGGGACCGGAGGGGGGCGAGGCGGGAGGCCGCGTGGTGGCCGAGGGACCGCCGGAGGCCCTCGGCCGGGGCAAGCGCCGCTCCCATACCGCCCGCATCCTCGCCGGCTTCCTCGCCGAGCGGGGCGCAGGCGAAGCGCCGGCGGAGCGCCCACGGGCGGTGGAAGCCTGA
- the efp gene encoding elongation factor P, with amino-acid sequence MIEAAELKAGTAVRLDGEIYNVLSAGYHAGGGQFGGMVFVRLKNLRTNHVRELRFHPDDKLEDVALERQVMEYLYTDGDAFYFMHPETFEQLSFSKEAIGPYEKFLQPNMRIPVELFEGAPIRVVFPETVELKVVLAPPGLREHETATYKTVVLENGLEVLAPQFIKEGDVVRVEVATGKYLERVRREGKKG; translated from the coding sequence ATGATCGAGGCAGCCGAGCTCAAAGCAGGGACCGCGGTTAGACTGGACGGCGAGATCTACAACGTCCTGAGCGCCGGATACCACGCCGGCGGCGGCCAGTTCGGAGGCATGGTGTTCGTCCGGCTGAAGAACCTGAGGACGAATCACGTAAGGGAGTTGCGCTTCCACCCGGATGACAAGCTGGAGGACGTCGCCCTGGAGCGCCAGGTGATGGAGTACCTCTACACCGACGGGGACGCGTTCTACTTCATGCACCCCGAAACCTTCGAGCAGTTGAGCTTCTCGAAGGAGGCGATCGGGCCCTACGAGAAGTTCCTGCAGCCCAACATGCGTATCCCGGTGGAGCTGTTCGAAGGCGCGCCCATCCGGGTGGTGTTCCCCGAGACGGTGGAGCTCAAGGTGGTTCTGGCGCCGCCGGGCCTGCGGGAGCACGAAACCGCCACCTACAAGACCGTGGTGCTGGAAAACGGCCTGGAGGTGCTCGCGCCCCAATTCATCAAGGAAGGGGACGTCGTGAGGGTGGAGGTAGCCACCGGAAAATACCTGGAGCGGGTCCGGCGGGAAGGCAAGAAGGGGTGA